A window of Funiculus sociatus GB2-C1 genomic DNA:
AACTGTCAATTAAAATTTCTGTTGCGTTAAACATTCTGGGTACTCGCGCTTTTCTCAGTGCCGTGAGAGGGGAGATACTGAAATCTAGGAATAATTGAGCGGCGAGACTCTAACTTTACAAAAGACGCGATCGCTTTTAACTTGGCACTAGGCCAACAATACAGCGCATCTGAGAATAAAGCATTTGTCTCTGTCTTACGAAATAGATACACCCCCTACACCTTCAGGATGCACTAAATTTCGGCGGTTGGTGTTGTCAACTGTCATGGTGCTTTGTGTTTCTCATCACAACCGCCAGCTTTGGTTTTGAAAGGTTCACAGATGAGGTGGGAATCTAGATTCTTCGATTCCTACCTCATCCTTTTAGAATAGGGGGGCGCAAAAAGTTTAATAGTTCTCGGTTGACAGTTTGGGGAACTTCCTGCTGCATCCAGTGACCGCAGTGACTAACGAATTTGAGCTTGAAAGGCGCATTTATCAAGCGTTCCATGCCTTCGGTGAGTTTTTGACCAAAAAAGGCATCTTCTTCGCTCCACAGCATCAAGGTGGGTACAGTGATCGGTTCAGGCGATCGCCCCCAATGGTGCAACCAACTCTGCGGCGACAGGGAGGAGCGATAATAGTTCATCGCCGCCGCCAGCACCCCAGGTTTTGCCAATGCCTCTTGATACCGCTGGGTATCTTCTGCGGTAAACGCTCCTTTGCGAACCGCTTGTTCCCGAAACACGTTGTTCACAAAATCTTTTAAATTTTGTCGAATCAGCCACTCTGGTAAACCAGGAATTTGAAACGCCAGCACATACCAGCTGCGACGCAGTTGATCTAAGTTTCCAGCAAGTTCCTGCCAAAACCTGTATGGGTGCGGCGCATTCAAAATTGCCAGTCTATTCAGAACTTGGGGAAACTTCTGGGCAAGATTCCACGCGATTAATCCACCCCAGTCGTGACCTACAATATGCGCCCGGACATAGCCTAAATTTTCAATCAATCCCCGAATATCAGCACTTAGGGTATCCAGGTCATAACCGCTAAGCGGCTTATCCGAATCGTTGTATCCCCGCAAATCGGGAACCACTACTTTAAAATGACGGGCTAGTGCTGGTATTTGATGCCGCCAGGAATACCAAAACTCTGGAAATCCGTGCAGCAGTATCACCAGCTCCCCCTGTCCTTGGGTCACGTAGTGTAAGTGAATGTCGTTCGTCTCAATAAACTGGTGTTGCCATTCAAAATTGACAGCAGTCATAAACAGTAGCAGCCGTCCCTCGCCTGCGGATAGGACATAGGTTTCCCCTTTTTCAGATTAGCAGTCCCAAGAGCCAATCTGTCTAAAGATAGTAGCGAAACCTTGGCAACGAGTTTATCTCCGCTGCGGCACAACGGGACGATACTCCGAGGGGTTGATTTTATATTTGACTAGATTGGCTAGGTCTTGCAGCTGAGAAATGGCTTCAGCGCCCTCTAGCTTCATAAGTTCGCGGTCATCCCGCATTTCTGTCCAGGTGATGCCATAATCTGACACCAAAAAGCGAATCAGATGATTCTCCCCCAGACTGACCATAAATGATGCGCTATTCATTTGACCTCCGCAGGTATAGCAAGAAGCCAAATATCCCCGTTGCTCTAGCACAATTGCCATAGCTTGGAGGTTCATCACTAGATCATGTACAAATTGACGGTGTTGCTCTGCAAGTCGTAGAAACACGGTTGTCCTCCAACCACCACACCTAAGTGTAAACGTTTTATACTTTCTTAAGATTTTTACCCTCAACCTATGCGCTATGTTAGGTTAAGAGAATTGAGTCTATCAAGAAACTGAATAATACCAGCTTTGCACCAAGTTAGCTTAAGTATCTAGGAGTGCAAAGTATCAACAGTAACAATGAGCTTCACTCAAGAGCGTTGTAAACACCCTGAGTGACCATTAAAATTGTATCTACCGCTGGCTCGGTAACAATAAGCTTCACTCAAGAGCATCCTAAACAAGATAGAGAAAGCTTAGTTCTACCTAAAGGATGACTTGGGGGTGAAGTGGTGCGATGTTTCAAAAGGACGAACCTTTTAGCGAGGTTCGCGCTGAATAAGAATTAAGAATCACATACATGAACTCAGCTTATATAAGCTGAGTTTATGTACGGGGAAGCATTAAGGCAAGTCTGGCAAATGCTTCACCGCTAGAAACTTCACCCAAGTAGGCTGTTACCAGACCCTAGTTGACTTGCCACCAACCAAAGGAAGGGCCGATGAAGCGGATAGTCACCCAGGTACCTATCAGGAAGCTGATACCAATCCAGGCCCCCCGGTTGCTCCATTTGACGAACTGTTGCGCTTGAGTTTTAGTAATCGGTAGCCAGGGAAGAATGTAAGCCTGTTGACCGTATTTCTCTCCGAGTGCTTCTTGACGACGCTTGGAATCACCCATAATTGATAGTTTTAAATACTTGTTAATAATAACGCTGGGGTTAGGCCCGTTGGCGGAATTGTTTATAGAAATTACGAAATCGGGGCTGGGGACTGGGGATTAGGGGCTGGGGACTGGGTAAGACAATTCCCAATTCCCAATTCCCGATTCCCAATTCCTAATTCCCAGTCCCCAGTCCCCAGTCCCCAGCCTCTAGCGATCGCCTGTAAACCAGTTGGTGTCCAAATAGTTGATTCGTGCTAGAGGACTAAGCGCTTCCAGTACCTGAGAACCATAGCTGCGGTGATTTACGCGGCTATCGAGTAGAGCAACAACGCCTTGAGATTCTCGCACGGGCGCGATCGCTCGCTGTAATTCACTCAACGCCACGGGCAACAGATACAGACGAAACCAGTCTTGACGCTGCTGTTTATAATAAATTACCCGACCAGCTACCAAAGGATTTTCTAGAGAAGGTATGGGCAAAGTCGCAATTACTAGCAACTGGGGAGCAGGTAACGTCTCCTGATGATGTCGCCAGAATTCCCAGCCTGTTACTAAAATGCCATTGTTTGACACGCGGGTTTTTTCTACTTGTACGCGGGAGCCAAACTCACCAGCCAAAGCTGCTGCTACCTGCGCCCTGAGTGGTGTATCCTCGACTAAAATCACAGCTAGTTTGTGGACGTCCGTATTATTTACGGGCAATTTATCAATTTCTTCGATTAGCCTCCGGACTTCTTGAATCAAAAACCCTTGAAATTGGGGCGTATTGGGGAAAGGTAGGCGATCGGGGAGGTACAGATGAATTAATTCATTTTGTCTGTCTGGAGAAAATTTTATGCAAGTTAAATCTTTTAGTCCTACGCGCTGACGATAGACTTTAGCTTCCGTCTCCAAATCCAGTGCTGCACCAATTAACACTACCGGATCTTGATGCCAAATTTTCTCTAAGGCGGTTGCTACTTCAACCGGGCCACAATACAGAGAAAACTGCCCTTTGGATCTCTTCATTTCTGCCCACATCAGTTGGTTTGAGGAGCGCGATCGCTCCCAGAAATTCCGCCATGCTGGGGGTAGTTTGTCTTCCGCTGTCTGCTGTCCGTTGTCAGTAGCGATCGCGCCTAGCACTGAAGTGATAAAATCCGCATTTCGGTCTACTGAACCGTTACTAGGAGGCATTGTTAATGACTCGTAGAGATGCTGCAAAAATCCTTGCTCTGATCGAGAAATCAGATAGCATTCATAGGGATTTACTGGATGCTGGAATAGTTCCTTTGTCAGTTGTACTCGCGCATCCAAAATCGGCTCTGTCTGGTGAGGAAAAGCCCGCATCAAATCGTCCCAGTCTTTGGGTTGCAAGCAAACTGTTAACTGCTCCCGCGCCAATTCTTCCAACTCATCAGCACCATCAAAGATAGTAGGGATGCCAGTTGGTATGCTTCCTAAATTTTTTAAGCGATCGCTTAACCAAATTTCCGGAGATATCAGCAGCAACCCTTGGAAGTTCTCAGGCAAAGCGTAATCTGTAATTATCGCCTTATCCGTTTTCATCCATTGTTGTAACTGGGGAATTTGCACTTCTATCAAGCGCTGTTGCACCGATTCTGGAGCTACCACAATTACTGGGCCCTGCCACAACAAAGCAGGGCTGAGGTAACTCAGACGGTAACTTCCCATACTCTGGGGTGATCCAGTTTGTATCAGGGCAGAA
This region includes:
- a CDS encoding DUF1815 family protein, coding for MFLRLAEQHRQFVHDLVMNLQAMAIVLEQRGYLASCYTCGGQMNSASFMVSLGENHLIRFLVSDYGITWTEMRDDRELMKLEGAEAISQLQDLANLVKYKINPSEYRPVVPQRR
- a CDS encoding ATP-dependent DNA helicase, with product MIEVEVHSSLRAFLREQGNRAWPHHLTMARLVARALRLGRSALIQTGSPQSMGSYRLSYLSPALLWQGPVIVVAPESVQQRLIEVQIPQLQQWMKTDKAIITDYALPENFQGLLLISPEIWLSDRLKNLGSIPTGIPTIFDGADELEELAREQLTVCLQPKDWDDLMRAFPHQTEPILDARVQLTKELFQHPVNPYECYLISRSEQGFLQHLYESLTMPPSNGSVDRNADFITSVLGAIATDNGQQTAEDKLPPAWRNFWERSRSSNQLMWAEMKRSKGQFSLYCGPVEVATALEKIWHQDPVVLIGAALDLETEAKVYRQRVGLKDLTCIKFSPDRQNELIHLYLPDRLPFPNTPQFQGFLIQEVRRLIEEIDKLPVNNTDVHKLAVILVEDTPLRAQVAAALAGEFGSRVQVEKTRVSNNGILVTGWEFWRHHQETLPAPQLLVIATLPIPSLENPLVAGRVIYYKQQRQDWFRLYLLPVALSELQRAIAPVRESQGVVALLDSRVNHRSYGSQVLEALSPLARINYLDTNWFTGDR
- a CDS encoding DUF2839 domain-containing protein, yielding MGDSKRRQEALGEKYGQQAYILPWLPITKTQAQQFVKWSNRGAWIGISFLIGTWVTIRFIGPSFGWWQVN
- a CDS encoding alpha/beta fold hydrolase, translating into MTAVNFEWQHQFIETNDIHLHYVTQGQGELVILLHGFPEFWYSWRHQIPALARHFKVVVPDLRGYNDSDKPLSGYDLDTLSADIRGLIENLGYVRAHIVGHDWGGLIAWNLAQKFPQVLNRLAILNAPHPYRFWQELAGNLDQLRRSWYVLAFQIPGLPEWLIRQNLKDFVNNVFREQAVRKGAFTAEDTQRYQEALAKPGVLAAAMNYYRSSLSPQSWLHHWGRSPEPITVPTLMLWSEEDAFFGQKLTEGMERLINAPFKLKFVSHCGHWMQQEVPQTVNRELLNFLRPPILKG